CAAGCGTTGGACCTCGAAGCGCCGTACCGCATTGGTGCTGCAGATTATCCGCGGGGAGACCACGGTGAACGTGGCTGCGCGCCAGTATTCTGCCCCCCCTGACAATCAAACCACCCTTATGACAATGGTGCCTGGCCAAGCCAAACCTGTCAGAATCGGGTTGGGTGTTGGCCAGGACGTCGGTTTAAAAGGGTGAGATGAGCGAAGAATTGCCGGAAGACATCAAGCGTTGGACCTCAAAACGTCGTACCGCGCTGGTGCTGCAGATTATCCGCGGGGAGACCACGGTGAACGAGGCTGCGCGCCAGTACGACCTCAAGCCTAGCGAGATTGAGCAGTGGTACGAGACCTTTTTGGATGCGGGTGAGAACGGGCTGAAGAGCCGCCCGAAAGAAGAGATTAAGCGCAAAGATGCCCAAATCGCGAAGCTGCAGCAGAAAATTGGCGAGCTGGTGATGGACATCGACATCATCAAGGAGGTCCATCATATGGCCAAGCTGGACCCTTTTGGCTCAGGGTGGCGCTCCGAGGATTGATGGAACGTCACCCGGCCGTGAGCGAGCAAAAATTGTGCGGACTTTTGGCGCTGAACCGCTCCACGGTCTGGCGGCAGAAAAAGGGTGTGCGCCGCCGGGTGGTCAACCTCGAGAAGGAGCGCGAGAAGCGGGAGCTCGTGGAGCGGATGCAGGAGCTCATAAAGGAATACCCGACCTGGGGCTACCGCCGAATTTGGGCCTGGCTTCGTTTTCGAGACCTGCGCTGCATCAACAAAAAACGAGTGGAACGCCTGATGTGTGAGAACGGCTGGCAGGCCCGGTGCATCGTGAATACGCCCCGCCCACGTGTGGCTCAGTCCATCTCCCAGACCTCACAACCTGACGAGCGCTGGGCGATGGATGCAACGAGCCTGTACTGCGAGCAGGACGGCTGGATTGGCGTGATGGCTGTGATTGATTGCTGCACCCGCGAGATTGTTGGCATTGATGTCGCGCGTCGAGGCCGTGCCGTGGAGGCACAGCGAGCCCTGGAAAGCGCATGCTTAAAGCGTTTTGGCCTCATCTACCCCAATGGCGAATCGCGGCCGGTGCTGCGTAGCGACAATGGCAAGGTGTTCACATCGAAGTCTTTCATCGGGAGCTGCAAGCAGTATGGCCTGACCCAGGAATTCATCACACCCTACACACCGCAGCAGAACGGGCTGATTGAGCGCTTCTTCCGCTCGCTCAAAGAGGAGTGCATCTGGATGACGAACTTCAAGACCTTTGCACAGGCCCGGGAGGCGATTGAGACCTGGGTTGAGTTCTACAACACCGAGCGACCCCACCAGGCGCTCGGGTACAAATCACCGGCTGAGTATGGTGCTCAGTTTGGCGAGTTGGTGGCTTGAATTATGGGGGGCACTACATGTTGCGATGACGCGCTCTCGAAGATCCAGTGCGTAGTTGTTGTTTATACAATATTTTAAGCGAGGAAGTTGTTCTCAGGCAAGTGGATCACTGAGCTGGGATCGCCTCAATTCAAGGGCGCAATAACCCGGGCCTTATCAACTCACTTGGAGAGCACTAACCATTCACCATCAATACGCTTCGGCACAGGAATGTCATTAATGGCTTTCCTACATGAAAAATCTACCCACTCCTCTTGTTCGCTAGCACGTCCCCAAAAGCATTCATTACCAATAGCATAGGCGTGTGAATGTGCAGGATCGCCGTGGTCCAGCTTAATCTGATTAATACCTTTCGGAAACTTCTTACCGTAGTCACCATGAAACCTTGCAAGACCTAAAATAAAGTCAAAATCGTCACCCATAACATTCTCCAGCCTCTCGTACTTGCTCTTGATTTTGGAAACGGCTTCGTGAATCTCCCCTTTTGACGAAAAAACCCTTCCTCCGACAGAATACTTACTCATCGCTGATACTCCTTTACTATCTCAACGCTATGATCAACCGAGTTCGCCCTCACCCTCGAGAATGGACCAAACTCGTCTATATGTTGGACCGATAGGCCCCATCGCCTGACTCCACTCAGCATCGCTGCTTGATTGAACGGCGCTACGTGCTTCAGTAAGCGGCATATCAGGTTTCACATCGAGAACACGGGCAAGCCCTTCAGCGGCCGTACGTGGCACGCCAGCAAGCCTCAAAACTAATGCTTCATCACTATTTACTCCGTAATAGACCCTACCCGGTAAGTTTCGGACGCGTCTTTGCTCGACTTCATCCATATCGTCAAAGTCATCTAACAATGTCAGCGTCTGAATCGCAGCCATCCCCCAAGATGCGGTTTGAGTGATCTTGCCAAAAAGCTGTTGACAGCACTTCGAGATATTACCGTCAAAGTATTTATTCGCCATGGACTGAATCGACTCACCTTGAACCCAGTCACACACCGCTCGAGCGACTTCATCCCCATTAATGCCGCCCCCCCCTAAAACATCTTTAAAATTTTCTTTAAGTTCAGGAATACTTATCAGCACTCCCATCATGCTTTGCAGATGCGGCTTCGGCCCCCCAAATATATTAGAAGCCCAAACTTCAGGACCAATCTCCGCATTTTTAAGCTGCGCAAGAGTGTACCTTACGGACTCTAATGAGAATCCAGTGCTATCGACGAGCTTTAAAGGCTGACCTCTCATACTCGCACCATATCGATGAACGCCTGTCAAAAGTTGGTCGGCCAACATGGGATGAGTTTGTTTTAGCTCACGAAAACCAAGGGTTCCGCGTAATACCTGTTCGACCTGGGCGACGAACTGATCATGATCGCCGATTTGACGGTAGGTGTGTGCGAGGTATTGGAGAAAAGAAGACCATTCCGACTTCCAGGCAAGACTCGACAAATTACGAAGATTAACCTCCTCAACATCTTGCACCATTTTAATGAGCGCAGAGTTTAAGGCGCCAACATTGTTTCCGATAAATGTCTCGACTTTCACACGATATTCATCGGTTGGAGCCGAGATGGCGACGATACCCAAATCACCCTGATCAACACGGCCGGCTCTACCGGCAAGGTTCCAAAAGTCAGACGGAGGCATCTCTTGGCCATAAGGATACTGATGAGCGCCCATGACTACAGCAGATACTGGGAAATTAACACCTTGAGCGATTGTCGTTGTGGCGACCAAGATATCTAGTTGACCACGTTCGGTAAGCCATTCAATAAGCGTTTTGGTGTCGTCGGACATTCCAGAGTTGTGAATACCGACGCCATAGTTTAGCAACTCGATAAGCGGGAAATCTGGCCCAAACTCGTTTCGTAAGAATGTTTGCGCCAACTTCACATCCTCTGAGACATTGGCGCGAAGATTCTCTTTAACCTTAAAGAGTCTTGCAAGGCTCCAACAATTCGGCACTGTGCCAGCCAGGACAACAACTGTTCCCCTTTCTTTAAGTTGATGTGCAGTCGCTGCAGCCAGCGCTCCGCGCTGCTTAGCCTTGGACCAAGACATTCCTAAAGGACGAGTCTCAGGCAAGGTCAGATCTTCTGGAATTGCCAAGGTACAGCGTGATGTGTGAACCGGATTAAGTTTCACCTGGAACGCCCCTCGCTCCTCCCCTTGCTCGCGTTCGGCAGTGGCAATCATTCGGTCGTTCGGGGTCCAATCCAACGTCAGCTCAACACTGTAGTTGCTCTCACGATCGAGCCACATCGCAATCTGCTTTGCATTTTCGATAAATGGAGTGAGGAGCAAAAACTGGGCGAACCTGCACTCACGATTAATTGTAGCGAGAAGGAGCTCTAACTTAATGCCGCGATGGGGATCGGCCAAGTTGTGGGCCTCATCGACAACGACCAACGTCAGCGGGCGTCCGATCTTCTCCTCCCAACCACCGCGAAGCATCAAATCGAGCTTCTCAGGAGTCGTCACGAGTACGCGAAACTGCCGATCCCGATCTGCATCCGTGAGCATAATGGCTTCGATACCATCGACCTCGAGGGCCGGACTGACTTGCTCGACCGTGATACCAATCTGTGCGAAATCACGCCTTAAGCGCACCGCTACTTGCCGGACGAGGGTGCGCGTTGGAGCGAGGTAAGCTACCCAACCCCGCTCATGATCGAATTGATTCAAGGCTTGTAGAATGCGAAATGCCGCGATCAAAGTCTTTCCGCTTGACGTGGGCAGGCTAACCACCACGGAACGGTACCCGGAACCTAGAAGACCTTGCTCGCGCAATGTTCGTCTTTGAGGTGGCAGCATTTCGAAGAGCGGGCGAGCCTGGGTTTTAGCGACCAAATGACGGACGAACTTCGTGACTCGGCTATTCACGGCGCGGGTCACGGTCCAAATACTATTCTCCACCAACACATACGCTGTGCGTTCAAGGAGCCTCACGAGCAACTCAAGCTCCATAAGGTGGCCACGGCTGCAAGCCGCAAGAGCTCGCTCAAAATGAGGCTCGAGTTGTTCTCGCACGTCGAATGTGCCCGTCGGGGTCTCTCCCTGGCCGAGAAAGACGGCGAGCACTTCCGCAACTTTTGCGAGGTGGTATTCAGCAACTAGTTGCCAGGCCGGACCTCGAGACTTTAGGCCATTTAAGTATGATGGCTCTCCATCGCCCTGTTCTTGTCGGAGACAAGCCACATTCTCCTGAACCCGATCTAAATCGCTCCAACCTGCTTTTCGAATCAGTCGCAGCCAAGTGTCGAGTGTCAAAGACCAGACCCTAGCGCCCCAATCTTCTTCGTTGAGAATTAGCCCGTCAAAGGATTCATCGGCTAAAATACGGCGAATATCCGCGCCGCGATCGCCCAACATAGCCAAACATGCGAGTCTGAGCAGTTGCTCCCCGCGTGATTGACGTTCGTCGTCCAGGGGCAAGACTCGGGATATCTGGAAAGCCTTACCACAGACTTGCCGTAGCTCATCAGCGTTCGTTCCGCAGAGCTTATCGAACACTTCGAGTTCCAGCAGCGAAACAACCTGACGCAACTCAACGTCATTAACCTGAAACGTTGGCTCCAGACCAAGGGCCCCACCAATTCGCCGACGGCTCGCCTCTTCTTCAGCTCGCTTAAAGCGGTCATTCCCCATCGCGTCTATAAGCCATGAGGTCATAACATACCTCTTGAGATCTCAGGCCAATCGACGATCTTCTCCGGCAAGTACCAAGCGGAAAGTTCAACTTGGGTCGGTGTCGCCAGCATTCCTGCCAGGAACGTAGCTCGGCCTTTGATATCTCGCTCATCAGGAACTGTATCTCTCAAAAGAACACCAACAATCGCTAGATCTTTACCGTCGGAAGTAAGAAAACGCTTTAAGGCTTGGTGATACATAACAAGAAGTACGTCACTCAAGCAGCGCGCGCGGAGCCATTTAAAGAGCGTTTTAAGAATCGTTAATGATGCTGCGGTATCTGCAAGTTGCCAGCCCATCCCGGTCCTCCCACTCATCACGCTCGGAGGCGTCTTCGCATCATAAGAAGTTTTAACTTCTCCGAGGATGAGCTTAACCCCGAGGTGGTCTTCGACAAATCCTACGAGGTCCGCTCCTGGAAGACTCGCTCGAGGGGTCTTGCGATCCCGCGCCTCGTTCCATGGCCAAACCACTGTCCGCTCGGCGTCGGTCGCCAACACTGTCTCAGCAAGCGCTTCGCCGATCTCCCAGCTCTTCTCTTCAACCGACGCGCCGAGAAAATCTTCGAGAAAGGTCGAGCTCATACCGGTCGAATCCAATGCCTTAATCTCTTTCTCCCAAGCGTTATTGAACTCCGCATCAGCTCCTCGCTCATGGACAGGCCCGGCCAAAAATTGTCGAAATGCGGATTTATCCTCTACCACATATCCAACCCAAACGGTGCAACCTTGCGCTCCTGAATAATCGATACGTGCATTGAGTTCGGGGACAGTGATCGTCATATAGGCAACCCGTGAACGGCAAGGCCAACGAAGGCATTTAACGTGGTTTTTTTTAGCATCGAACTTTTTACGCAACAATTCAAAAAGAAGAACAATTACCCCCCCCTTAGACCAAACACAACCCTACAAAACAACATATACTCACTAACAAAACCACAAAAACAAAACACTCAAACACAAACCTACTTTATTACATCGACACCATCCCTGATACGAACAATATTATTTTTTTTAAGACCGCCTAGCTCCTCTAATCCAATCATAGGGTAACTTCACGCATCTTCGCACACCGCCGAACCACTTGACGTTCTCCTTCAAAATTCAAATCTCGTCAACAAAAAGTACGGTGGCGCCCCTAGGACCTTTAACATGTACTACCCTTGGTCGGTGTACTTGTCGATCAAAACGTCAAACTCAGTTAGAGTTTACAAAGCACGCTCTTCACAAGTATAGCATTTCGGTCCTTTCTCGACCTGCTCGGGCGCATGTAGGAAAGCGATCTCTGAATCGGGCCCTACCGTCGCCAGTCATTTACGATGAGGTTGTCCCAGTAAGGCATCGAGAAACTGCGGGAATTCATTGAGTTATCACACCCACCCCCCACCTCCAAATACCGCGCATCAAACGCCCTCCCCCACGCCTCATACCCCTCCCCACCAAGCCCCACCGCACCCGCCACCAACCTCTCCAACGACACCACCCGCACGCAACTCTCCGGCGCCTCCAACTGCCCCCGCACTCCCGCCACAGCCCGTGCCGCGCCCTTATCCCCTTCCAACGCCAGCACCACCACGTGGCCATGCTTGAACCCCTCAGCCTCCTGCACCGCTTTCACCAATAGCAGGTTCCGCCAGAGTTGGTTGGTCGCCCGCTTTACCAACACATCCGCCGCACCCTCAACAAACCCGTGGGCCTTCGTCGTCAGCGTTCGGTAGTTCTCCCGGTCGTACTCCTTCGCACTGAAGGGCTCGGTGTACTTCGTCTCAATGCCCAGAAACCCCACCTCGTTATCGTGCGTCAGGTACTCGACGTAGGCATCAAACGCCGTCTTATCGCCGAGAGGGTGCGCGCCGCGGGGAATCCACTCCACCTCCATCGCCGTAATCGCAGCAATATCCAGGTCGAGCAGCTCGCCGAGCAGTTGTGCGGCCGAGATGGGGTATTGGCGCCAGTACCCGAAAATATTGAAACACATCGGCATGCTCGAGAGCATGTTCCGGTAGAGCCGGTCTTCCTCAAGCGTGCCGCCATGGCAGACGACATACCTTAAGCGCGCCCGGGCGTATTCGGTGATCTCCGGGCTCAGGAAATTGAGCCCCGGGTTCTCCTCCACCGCCTTACGAGGCAGAAGGTTTGGCCGAGGGATCTCCTTCGAGTCGCACCCCACGCCAACGCCCAGCACATGCTCACGATAGTGCGATTGCAGCCTTCGGTAGGTCGCCGTGCGCGCAGAGTCAGAGGCTACGTGGAGCTCCTCAGCGTCCCAGGGGATCATCAAACCGTGGGAAAGCGTCGGCGGTGTATTCGGGGGCTTTGTCATATCTCACGCCATCCATACGTACGGTTTTAGCGAGGTTAAACCACAACATAAGTCCCCGCCTGTGATGTGTTGACCTGACCCAAGTCTAAAAGACATACCTTCCAGGCGCACCCCGACTTTTCTGTGCATCACGATCCATGGATTCTCCATGTGTCAGGTGTCCTCTCACGAACAGAATCGGGATGGCCCCTCCAAACTCCTTGCCACCCACCCCACTTCGTCCTACGTCTTCGACCCACTGTTTTCGCTTCCACCACCGTGCTACCCCACGCCCGGCCCCCCCATGCCCAAAAACCTCCCCCCCGACCGCGTCCCCCGCGCCCGCAGCGGCCAGCTCGGGCCGGCTCGCGAAGAGACCATCGAGCGCCTGCAGCAGGCCTACGCCGACGACCTGCTCACGCTGGACGAGCTCGACGAGCGTCTGGAGCTCGCCAGCCGGGCCGAGAAGCGCGAGCACCTCCTGGTGCTTGTCGACGATCTGCCCGACGAGGCCTCCGACGAGCTCGTGCCCTACGAGGCTGGCAGCGAGCTGGTTCAGGCCGGGGCGGCCATGCGGGTGATGTGTGTGTTTTCGGAGACAAAGCGCACGATCGACGGTCCGGCCCCCTCCCGCATTGAGGCCACGGTGCTCTTTGGCGAGGCCAGGATCGACCTCAGCGGGGCCGACTTCGACTCCGGCGTGCTGGAGATTCGCTGCAACGTCGCGTTCGGTGAGTTGAAGGTGTACGTGCCGCAGGGCGTGGCGGTGGAGACGGCGGGCGTGCCCATCCTGGCTTCCTTCTACGGCAAGGATCGCGACGTGAAGTCCGGCGCGCCCGTGGTGCGCCTGACGGGTTTTGCGGCGATGGGAAGCGTGAGCTGCAAGGCGACGAAGAGTAAGAAAAAACGTCGCAAGCGGAAGTAGGCTTGCGCGCCGCGCGAACGGCCAACGGCGCGTGTCAGACACGCTTACCCGAAGACCTTCTCGGCGTTGTCGGCCAATATACGCGCGAACGTAAACAGGTCGCTGAGGCGTTTGAGCTGGCCCTGCGGGGAACCCCAGAGACTTTCCAGGAGTGGCTCGAGGTCCCGCGCAGGCACCCCGATCGTGCCGTCCTCTCGTTCCCAGGGATACTCAAGATGAGGCCCGCCGCGGGCGATCTGGGGATGCAAGCGCGTAAGCTCAGCGACGAGTTTAGCCGTTGGCAACCAACGACGTTGAGATGTTCCCGGAAACACCCCCAGAAATCGGGGATGGGTGCGAAAAATAGCCATCAAGGATTCTGCGGCTTTATGGGTCCGTTGCGCATCCTCGACGTCGATTTTCTTACTGTAGAGCAGCGCGGCTTTGGCCAGTTTTTCAAAGACCATCTGTAAGAGCATAGCCAGTACAGAGGGATGCCGTCCTTGCAGCATCTGCGCGACACGCAGATCTTCCCGCGCCTGATCCACATAAGCGCTTGCCCACGCTTCGCGCTGGTCTCGTGTTACAGTCACGACTTAGTTACTTTTACGAAGGGAGAAAACTCCTGCATGCGCCACCCGTCGGGCAATAGCTCGCTCTTATCAACACTGTCATTCCACGCGTCAGCGTTCACTAACAAAACAACCACGGGATAATACAACTTACGCTCCGGTTGCGCTGCGAAACGAAACGGCAAAGGCTCCTCACTTATCGGGGCATGCTCGACCACTTCGATAAGGCGCACCTCTCCACCTTCCCAAGACAAATAAACGGAGATGTCACCCTCCTCATCGTCTACATGCGCCTCTGCCATCTGCATCGCATAACTCAGAATGGAAGGGCGTCGAGTATTGGAGGGATGTTCTTGAGACGTCATGGTTCTTCCGGGTTTTCGGGAACGAAGTGCCACTGACAGCGTAGCGCTCTCTTCAAGAAAAGACACACGGCGCGTGTTCAGATTCCCGGCGTCCAGGGCGGCTGACCGCCAGCCCCCCGGGTTATCGGCAGCCATCGCCCCCATTGGCCTTCTTCCTAACCTTCCTGATCACGCAGATTCATGAGCCAGAGACTCGCACGTGCTCGCTCCCTGGCTGCACGACGTTCCGGGCCTCCCGCACCCTCGGTGTTACGTCCTTATCCCCTCCCACCATGTTTCGCCGCCCTCGACACCCCACGCTCCGGCCACCCCGGCCATCTCGACCTACCCTCGACACCCCACCACCCTACCCTTCGGGCATCCCGACCGGCCCTCGACACCCCTCCACGCTACCCTCCGGGCACCGAAACTCGCCATCGACACCGCGACCCTGTGGCGCAGCGACCTCCGCGCCGCCCTCGACACCACCCGGCGATACCCCGACCACCTGAGAGGGTGCCCTCGACACCGCGCCGCCCTCCCCCCGGGCACCGGCTCCCGGGGTCGACACCCGGCCTCCATGCCCCCCGGGCACCCCGCGACGCCCTCGACACCACCCGGCGACACCCGGCCCGGTCCCCCTACCGGCCTCGACACCCCCGGCACGTTACCCCCCCGGGCACCGAAGCCCGGCCTCGACACCGCGAGCTCTCAGCGCCGCGACCTTCGCGCCGCCCTCAACACCTCGCCGCCCTCCCCCCGGGGCACCTGCTCCCGGGGTCGACACCCCGATCCCATGTTTTTTGTCCGGCCGGCGGATCAGCGTGCCAGGTTGTCATAGTCGACGCGTTTGGCTCCGGTTTTAGCGGAGCGCGCGGCATCCGGCATCGCTTCCGACTCGCCCGGGGGTGGGTTGGGGGGCCTCAGCGCTGGCCTGCGATCGGACCTGGGGGCCGGCGAGCGCATGCGAGCGGTGTGTTTGCGACAGGCGCGCATGCCCCGTGCAAAACGCTTAGAAAGCGACCTTTTCACGAAAAACACTTAGGGCCCGTGAAAAACGCTTAGAAATCGGCCCTTTCATGAAAAACCGTTATCTCAAGCCTCCCCCACCACCCTCAAGGCAGCTCTCCATCACTCACATCATGGGCCACCACCAGGCTGATCTCCTGCCCGATGATGCCGTCGCCCGTCGCGTTGAGGTGCCCGGCGAGGCCAAAGGCATAGACCGTAGTGGCCTGGTCGGGGGCGCTGAGTCGGGCGTGGTTGAGCTCGGCCAGCAACCACGACGCCTCGCCACGGGTGCAGGCGGCTACGGCCGCTCTCTGCGCCTCCTCGTCCACGCCCGGCTCACAGAGCAGATAGGCCGGGCAGACCCGCACCGTGCTTGTGAACGCCAGCGTGTTGTAGAACTGCGCCTCGGCCGCGCCCTGAGCGCTGAAAAGACTGGCGTGCCGGTTCCAGAGGTTGTCCTCGCCACTCGCGGCGATGATCTCGGCGTTGGCGGTGACGTTCACCACGCGCCAGCCGGCCTGATAGCTGCCGTCGACGCGCTGCCCGTCGCGCACGAGCATCGCCGCCGGTGCCGGACACGCCGCGGCGCTCCCCGACGTCTCACTTCTGGCCGGATAGAACCCGCACCCTTCCACCTCCGCATGGGCGGCACAGCTCCCACGTGCGTCCTGCTCATACGCCGCGATGACCAGTGTGTGATACTCGCCAGCCACCAGCCCCTCGTCCCCCAGGGGCCGGGCCTGCGACGCGTCGCAGCCTTCGATGCTCTCGTCATAGGCATCATCCCAGGCCAGGTGCGCCACCTGGAGATCCGCGATCGCCGGCACGGCGACGTACTCGGCATACACCATCGCGATGCGGCTTTCGGTCACCGCCGCGCGGGTCAGCACCTTAAAGGGCTGCGAGTCGCCCGCGCGATACAAGCACACCTTGCGCGTCGAGCTTCGCCCCCGGTGATCGCCGACGATAAGGCGCAGGCGCGCCTCGTCCTCGCCGAACACCGGTTCGTCGCACGCCGGGCACGTCTGCCCGCAGCCGTCGGCGCCACAAAACCCCTCCGGACAGCGGGGCACGCACACCGTGTCGCCACCCTCGACCCGAATCCCGCAGTCCTCACAGTCGGTGCCCAACTCGCACAGGCTGAACTGCGAGGCCGGGCCACCGTCATCGCATTGGCCATCGCCGGCGTAGCGACAGGTGTTGGTGCAGATCTCCCCGGGCTCAAGCTGGGGCGGCTGCCAGGGCTCGGGTTCGGGCTCTGGAAGGGGATTCGGCGTCGGGAAAGGCCCCGGGTCCGGCTCCCCCTCTGAATGCCGGGTGCCACAGTCGCGGCAGTCGGTTCCCAGCGCGCAGATGCCATACAACGCCCCCTCACCGCCGTCATCGCACTCCCCGTCGCCCGCATAGGGGCAGGTGTTTGTGCAGAGATCCCCCTCCAGGGGGGCGTCGCCAAAAGAACAGGAGCCAAGCTGAAGGCTCAGGGCGACCAGTCCGACCATCACCGCGCGCTGCATCCAAACATTCATTAAAGCCCCCTCGTTCGGGTGGGTTCAAAGCCATGCTTCGCATGGGACTGACTCTGGCCCTTCACCACGGAGAGATCAAGGCCCCCCGTTGCGGGCATCACCCTCGACGGGCCTCTTCCACCACCCGGACATCGAGCGTTGAACACCCGTTGAACGTCGCGAATCGCCGAAGCTCATCGTTTAACGCAACGAAGAAGCGCTCCCTCTCAAAGGCGACATCTTCCAGGTGCACGCTCAACACCTCCAGCCGCCCCTCGGCCCGATGCGCCTTCGCGTCGATGCGCGCCACAAAGGCGTCGCCAAAGAGAACGGGCAGGCAGAAGTAACCAAAGTGCCGTTTGGACGCCGTGACATAACTCTCCAGCCGGTAGTCGAACCCGAAGAGCGAGCTCAGACGGTCGCGGTGAATCACGGCGTTGTCGAATGGCGAGAGGATCTGGAGCGCCGGCTCGGGTTTAAACGCGGACTCCAGCGAACGCGCGCGCTCCTGCGCCTTGAGGTCGACGTAAACGCTCGACCCATCGCCGAGGACAACCTCCTCCACCTCCCCCGCGTCGAGATGTGCGTCGAGAATCGCGCGCATGGCCTCGCGCATCGCCTTGCCCTTTTGCAGGTGCAGGAGCTGCTTCCAGGTGAACACGCCATGGGCGCGGCGAGTGGTTTTGAAGAGGTAGGCGGCGACGTCGGGCAAGGTGGGTATGCTCAGGTCGAGGCCCTCGGGCAGCACGCGCTCGCTCAGCTCGTACACCTTTTCCATGCCATCGCGGCGGCAGATCATCAGCTCGCCCATCATAAAGAGCGTATCCAGCGCGGCGCGCACCGGGCGGCCGCCCCAGGCCTTGCCGGAGCTCGCGGCCCGGCGCTCGAAGTCCCGCGCGCGGGTGGGGCCCTCGGCGCGCACCCGCGCCAGAATCTCGCGCATCAGCGGGGTATCGAGGTTTTTGTAGTAGCGATTCTCCCCCTGACGAATC
This DNA window, taken from Lujinxingia sediminis, encodes the following:
- a CDS encoding IS3 family transposase, yielding MERHPAVSEQKLCGLLALNRSTVWRQKKGVRRRVVNLEKEREKRELVERMQELIKEYPTWGYRRIWAWLRFRDLRCINKKRVERLMCENGWQARCIVNTPRPRVAQSISQTSQPDERWAMDATSLYCEQDGWIGVMAVIDCCTREIVGIDVARRGRAVEAQRALESACLKRFGLIYPNGESRPVLRSDNGKVFTSKSFIGSCKQYGLTQEFITPYTPQQNGLIERFFRSLKEECIWMTNFKTFAQAREAIETWVEFYNTERPHQALGYKSPAEYGAQFGELVA
- a CDS encoding DEAD/DEAH box helicase, with protein sequence MTSWLIDAMGNDRFKRAEEEASRRRIGGALGLEPTFQVNDVELRQVVSLLELEVFDKLCGTNADELRQVCGKAFQISRVLPLDDERQSRGEQLLRLACLAMLGDRGADIRRILADESFDGLILNEEDWGARVWSLTLDTWLRLIRKAGWSDLDRVQENVACLRQEQGDGEPSYLNGLKSRGPAWQLVAEYHLAKVAEVLAVFLGQGETPTGTFDVREQLEPHFERALAACSRGHLMELELLVRLLERTAYVLVENSIWTVTRAVNSRVTKFVRHLVAKTQARPLFEMLPPQRRTLREQGLLGSGYRSVVVSLPTSSGKTLIAAFRILQALNQFDHERGWVAYLAPTRTLVRQVAVRLRRDFAQIGITVEQVSPALEVDGIEAIMLTDADRDRQFRVLVTTPEKLDLMLRGGWEEKIGRPLTLVVVDEAHNLADPHRGIKLELLLATINRECRFAQFLLLTPFIENAKQIAMWLDRESNYSVELTLDWTPNDRMIATAEREQGEERGAFQVKLNPVHTSRCTLAIPEDLTLPETRPLGMSWSKAKQRGALAAATAHQLKERGTVVVLAGTVPNCWSLARLFKVKENLRANVSEDVKLAQTFLRNEFGPDFPLIELLNYGVGIHNSGMSDDTKTLIEWLTERGQLDILVATTTIAQGVNFPVSAVVMGAHQYPYGQEMPPSDFWNLAGRAGRVDQGDLGIVAISAPTDEYRVKVETFIGNNVGALNSALIKMVQDVEEVNLRNLSSLAWKSEWSSFLQYLAHTYRQIGDHDQFVAQVEQVLRGTLGFRELKQTHPMLADQLLTGVHRYGASMRGQPLKLVDSTGFSLESVRYTLAQLKNAEIGPEVWASNIFGGPKPHLQSMMGVLISIPELKENFKDVLGGGGINGDEVARAVCDWVQGESIQSMANKYFDGNISKCCQQLFGKITQTASWGMAAIQTLTLLDDFDDMDEVEQRRVRNLPGRVYYGVNSDEALVLRLAGVPRTAAEGLARVLDVKPDMPLTEARSAVQSSSDAEWSQAMGPIGPTYRRVWSILEGEGELG
- a CDS encoding DUF1707 domain-containing protein, translated to MPKNLPPDRVPRARSGQLGPAREETIERLQQAYADDLLTLDELDERLELASRAEKREHLLVLVDDLPDEASDELVPYEAGSELVQAGAAMRVMCVFSETKRTIDGPAPSRIEATVLFGEARIDLSGADFDSGVLEIRCNVAFGELKVYVPQGVAVETAGVPILASFYGKDRDVKSGAPVVRLTGFAAMGSVSCKATKSKKKRRKRK
- a CDS encoding winged helix-turn-helix domain-containing protein, whose product is MTSELRRLALAHQGLTSPGTFGTGESGVLRAMEHLGYVQIDTLAVVERAHHHVLWSRVPGYEQDHLNQLVSKGQIFDYWFHAASYLPMRDYRFALRRMTTIRQGENRYYKNLDTPLMREILARVRAEGPTRARDFERRAASSGKAWGGRPVRAALDTLFMMGELMICRRDGMEKVYELSERVLPEGLDLSIPTLPDVAAYLFKTTRRAHGVFTWKQLLHLQKGKAMREAMRAILDAHLDAGEVEEVVLGDGSSVYVDLKAQERARSLESAFKPEPALQILSPFDNAVIHRDRLSSLFGFDYRLESYVTASKRHFGYFCLPVLFGDAFVARIDAKAHRAEGRLEVLSVHLEDVAFERERFFVALNDELRRFATFNGCSTLDVRVVEEARRG
- a CDS encoding DUF3223 domain-containing protein, with the protein product MSKYSVGGRVFSSKGEIHEAVSKIKSKYERLENVMGDDFDFILGLARFHGDYGKKFPKGINQIKLDHGDPAHSHAYAIGNECFWGRASEQEEWVDFSCRKAINDIPVPKRIDGEWLVLSK
- a CDS encoding PGN_0703 family putative restriction endonuclease, producing MTKPPNTPPTLSHGLMIPWDAEELHVASDSARTATYRRLQSHYREHVLGVGVGCDSKEIPRPNLLPRKAVEENPGLNFLSPEITEYARARLRYVVCHGGTLEEDRLYRNMLSSMPMCFNIFGYWRQYPISAAQLLGELLDLDIAAITAMEVEWIPRGAHPLGDKTAFDAYVEYLTHDNEVGFLGIETKYTEPFSAKEYDRENYRTLTTKAHGFVEGAADVLVKRATNQLWRNLLLVKAVQEAEGFKHGHVVVLALEGDKGAARAVAGVRGQLEAPESCVRVVSLERLVAGAVGLGGEGYEAWGRAFDARYLEVGGGCDNSMNSRSFSMPYWDNLIVNDWRR
- a CDS encoding DUF1153 domain-containing protein encodes the protein MSEELPEDIKRWTSKRRTALVLQIIRGETTVNEAARQYDLKPSEIEQWYETFLDAGENGLKSRPKEEIKRKDAQIAKLQQKIGELVMDIDIIKEVHHMAKLDPFGSGWRSED